The Coregonus clupeaformis isolate EN_2021a chromosome 3, ASM2061545v1, whole genome shotgun sequence genome includes a region encoding these proteins:
- the LOC121539062 gene encoding NEDD4 family-interacting protein 1-like — protein sequence MAEQISNVRYQELLNEEEPAVAQPPQQEAAVLDAPPPYSSISAANAAFFDSKEDAGRFPNPPSYNVATTLPSYDEAERTKAETGVPLVPGRVVEDDFDDADQLRIGNDGIFMLTFFMAFLFNWIGFFLSFCLTTSAAGRYGAISGFGLSLIKWVLIVRFSTYFPGYFDGQYWLWWVFLALGFMLFVRGFVNYSRVRKMADPTYATLPRTRVLFIY from the exons ctGTTGAATGAGGAGGAGCCAGCAGTAGCCCAGCCCCCCCAGCAGGAAGCAGCTGTCCTGGATGCCCCTCCCCCCTACAGCAGCATCTCAGCTGCCAACGCAG CGTTCTTTGACTCCAAGGAGGATGCAGGCAGGTTCCCCAACCCCCCGTCCTACAACGTGGCTACCACACTGCCCTCCTATGATGAAGCAGAGAGGACCAAAGCTGAGACTGGCGTGCCTCTGGTCCCTGGCAGGGTCGTG GAGGATGACTTTGACGACGCTGACCAGCTGCGGATAGGGAATGATGGCATCTTCATGCTCACCTTCTTCA tggCATTCCTGTTCAACTGGATTGGTTTCTTCCTGTCCTTCTGTCTGACCACTTCTGCAGCCGGCCGCTACGGAGCCATCTCTGGGTTTGGCCTGTCTCTCATCAAATGGGTTCTCATAGTCAGG TTTTCCACCTACTTCCCTGGCTACTTTGATGGGCAGTACTGGCTGTGGTGGGTGTTCCTGGCTTTGG GCTTCATGCTGTTCGTCAGAGGGTTTGTCAACTACTCCCGGGTTCGCAAAATGGCCGACCCCACTTACGCCACACTGCCCCGAACAAGAGTCCTGTTCATCTACTGA